DNA sequence from the Cryomorphaceae bacterium genome:
AACTCCCGACACCTGGTTTTGGAGACCAGTGCTCTACCAACTGAGCTACACCCGTCTATTGACAGCTAAAGGTGAAAGGCACATGTGCCCTCACCTTCCGCTGTCAACATATTTCAATCTTCGTTCGAATTACTCGATGATTTCGGTAACCTGACCAGCACCTACGGTACGGCCACCTTCACGGATCGCAAAGCGCAGACCTTTGTCCATCGCTACTGGTACGATCAGCTGAACGGTGATGGTTACGTTATCACCAGGCATTACCATCTCACGACCTTCTTCCAAAGTGATTTCACCGGTTACATCAGTAGTACGGAAGTAGAACTGAGGGCGGTATTTGTTGTGGAAAGGAGTGTGACGACCACCTTCTTCTTTCTTCAACACGTAGATTTCAGCTTTGAATTTGGTGTGAGGAGTGATTGAACCTGGCTTGGCGATAACCATTCCACGCTTAATCTCAGTTTTCTCGATACCACGAAGAAGCAGACCAACGTTGTCACCGGCCTCACCGCGGTCGAGGATCTTGCGGAACATTTCCACACCAGTTACGGTTGACTTCATCTTCTTATCCTGCATACCGAGGATTTCTACTTCCTCACCTGAGTTGATTACTCCGGTTTCGATACGTCCGGTAGCTACGGTTCCACGACCGGTAATAGAGAACACGTCTTCAACCGACATCAGGAAGTCCTTCTCAATGTCACGTGGTGGAATTTCGATCCATGTATCAACGGCATCCATCAATTCCATTACTGTGTTGACCCACTTCTCTTCGCCATTCAAAGCGCCGAGAGCTGAACCGCGGATAACGGGGGTATTGTCACCATCGTAGTCGTAGAAAGAAAGCAAGTCGCGAATTTCCATCTCAACAAGCTCGAGGAGTTCCTCATCATCCACCATGTCCACTTTGTTCATGAACACAACGATACGAGGCACACCTACCTGACGACCGAGAAGGATGTGCTCTCGGGTTTGAGGCATAGGGCCATCAGTAGCGGCAACAACCAGGATAGCACCGTCCATCTGGGCAGCACCAGTTACCATGTTCTTTACGTAGTCAGCGTGACCGGGACAGTCAACGTGTGCGTAGTGACGGTTAGCTGTTTGGTATTCTACGTGTGAGGTGTTGATCGTAATACCTCGTTCTTTCTCTTCGGGTGCGTTATCGATAGAATCGAAGCTGCGCAGTTCTGAGAGCCCCTTGTTGGCAAGTACAGTAGTAATTGCAGCAGTCAGGGTAGTTTTTCCGTGATCCACGTGACCGATGGTACCGATGTTTACGTGGGGTTTGGAACGATCAAATGTTGCTTTTGCCATAGTTCCTAGTTGTTAAAGGTTCGTGTAATTGTTATTCAGTTAAAAAATAATTGCCGATCAGAGCCAATGAGGGGAATTGAACCCCTGACCTCTTCCTTACCAAGGAAGCGCTCTACCCCTGAGCTACATCGGCTTTAATTTATGAGCGGGAGACGAGATTCGAACTCGCGACCCTCAGCTTGGAAGGCTGATGCTCTACCAACTGAGCTACTCCCGCTTATAAAGTCCACGTGCTAAAAAAACAGCACGCTATGTAAAGAGCGTGTGGGGAGAGCAGGATTCGAACCTACGAAGGCTGAGCCAACAGATTTACAGTCTGCCCCGTTTGACCGCTTCGGTATCTCCCCAATTTCCTTTAATGAGCCGGCAGAGGGACTCGAACCCACGACCTGCTGATTACAAATCAGCTGCTCTAGCCAACTGAGCTATGCCGGCATTAAAGTCACCATGTTAAGAACGCTGCATAAAAAAGCAGACCTTCTCTTAAAAAGGTCTGCAAATGTATGAAAGATTTAGTGCTTCGCAAAAAATCGTGGCAGATATTTTGCTAATGTTTACTAACTGCTGTTATTCAGCTACATGGCGAATCTACGAAGCCATTCTAACGCGTCTTTTTCCTTTGGATTTCATAAGCTGCCTACGCAGGGCTTCTACAGCTTCGTCAATTCCTTCTTCGAATGACTTGCATTGACGTTTGGCAAAAAGCTCCTTGCCGGGTATGTGAAGGCGGATTTCAGAAATCTTGTTCTTACTGTCTTCAGATTTTTCGAGTCGTAAAAAAACTTCACCGGAAATAATGTTGTCAGAGAACAACCCGAGCTTGTCAACCCGGTCTTCTACAAAGTTAATCAGTTTGCGATCTGCTTTGAATTGGATGGAATGAACATTTAGGTGCATAGCGTGATAATTTTTGGTGAATACTATCCTTTAGGATGGGCCTTACGGTGAACATCCTTAAGTTTTTCTATTGAATTGTGTGTGTAAACCTGCGTAGCGGCAAGGCTGGAATGCCCGAGCAAAGTACGAATAGCTCCCAGATCTGCGCCGTGGTTCAGCATGTGTGTTGCGAATGTGTGTCTCAGCACGTGCGGGCTTTTTTTGCGGAGGGTGGTAACCAGACCAAGGTAATGATTCACGATTCGATAAACAAGTTTTGGATACAATTTATCGCCGTTGTCTTTTACGACGAAATATATGGTTGGGATACAGAATGACTGCTCTTTTTTCAACGTTTCATAGCGTTTGATTATTGCCGCGAGATGGTCGCTGATAGGAATCAACCTCTCTTTGTTTCTTTTACCCAATACCCGAATCAGGCGCTCGTTGGTGCGAACATCTTTTTCGGTGAGTTGAATCAACTCAGACAAGCGCATTCCCGTATGGTAGAACAGCTCAATAATAAGCGCGTCGCGGCAACCTGTAAAGTCGTCGCTGAACATGTCGGGCTCAAAGAGTCGGTTCATATTCTTCTCTTCCACAAACACCGGCAAGCGCGTGCCCGCCCTGGGCGCCACTACTTTTTGCATCGGATTGACGGTGAGCTGGCCGGTGCGCTTCAGGTATTTGTAATAGGCCTTGAGGCAGGATATTTTCCGCTTGATGCTTACCTCCTTCACCCCTTCCTGCACAAGCTCCACAACCCATGAGCGTATCATGGTATGGGTAGCCTGACCGGGTTCATCCAGTTCATAGGACTGCTTGAGATAGGCTCCGAATTGATCCAAATCGGAGGAGTACGCCTTAACGGTATGCGCAGAGTAACGCTTTTCGTGGGTGACGTAATTTAGAAAGGCAGGTACAGACATAAAAAAAGGGGTGAATACCAAGTACGGCATTCACCCCCGAATATCGGAACTTTCTTTCGAAAGTGGACTAACTATTCATTTTCGCGCTTCATCTGCGCAACGTACCTCGCTTTCAAAACTTCCTTGCGACGTTCTACTGAAGGCTTTGTAAAGTGCTGACGAGCACGCAATTGACGCATCGTTCCGGTGCGCTCGAACTTCTTCTTGAAACGCTTGAGAGCTCGCTCAATGTTTTCGCCTTCTTTAACAGGAATAATCAGCATGTTAGATGTCGTTTTGTAATTGGGCTGCAAAAGTACAAAAATCTTCTTCCAATACAAGAGCTAGGAAAAAATTTCAGCTGAAGTATTCCGGTGCTTAGTATGTCACCATTGAATGGATGGGTATCCGGTATGGCTCCAGCGCATTGCGTCCATTCAGGAAAGCCAATTCCACCAAAAAAGAGAATCCGGTTACAATACCTTGCTGCACCTTAACCAGCTCGGCACCCGCCATGGCTGTTCCTCCGGTGGCAAGCAAATCATCGTGTACCAAAACCCGCATACCCGGATGTACCGCGTCTTTGTGCATTTCTACCACGGCCTGTCCGTATTCCAAATCATACGCGTATGATACGGTATGGTAGGGTAATTTTCCTTTCTTTCGAATGGGGATAAAAGGTACGTTGAGTGATCGGGCCATTTGGGGCCCGAAGAAAAACCCTCTGCTCTCCACACCGGCAATGGCATCTACACGCATTACACGGGCCTCCGCGGCCAAAGCATCTACAATCTCTGCCGTAAGATCGGGGTTTTGCAAAATCGGCGTGATATCCTTGAACATGATGCCGGGCTTCGGAAAATCCGGCACATCCCGAATGACCTCTTTGAGCCGCATAGTAAGACTATTCATGTACGATGAGATAGGGTTTGATGCGCCCAAAGATAGAGTCATTGATTAAATAGGAGCGTTGGATGTCTTCTACCCGGCGAAAAGAACCATGTGCATTGCGCATTTGCACGATGGAATTGGCAATTTTGAAAGTTATGTAAGGGTGTCTTTTAAGACGGTCTATGTCTGCCTTGTTCAGGTCAATTCTATGAACCAGCGATGTATCCAGACTGAGATAAGGTGCAACCATTTCCAGTTTTTCGTCATCAAAGCGATAAATTTCCTTGAGTTGAGTATAATCCCGAAAACCCCCCAGGGCATCGCGTCTCTCTATAATTTTACGGGCGAAAAAAGGGCCTATTCCTCTGATGGCTACAAGGTCGGAAGTATCGGCCAAATTTAACTCTACCAACTCGGGCATGTCATACATTGCGGATTGTCTTTCCTCCCCTGCCCCCTTTTCTTTCGCGGCCTCTGTTACCACCTTTTCCCTGTCGGGCAACGTGGTGGCTGTGCGATCAGCGAGGCTTATCTCTACATAAGGCTTTAACCTCATAAAGTCTTCCTCCGACAATACGTAGATTTTGGCAAGGTCATCGGGATTGCGAAATGTTCCACCACTTGCGCGATAATTGACGATGGCTCTCGCAGTTCGCTCAGGTAAACCCAGGAGTTTGAGCGAATCAAATGAAAGCACATTGGGGTCGAACAGGAACAGCTGTACTGAAGCGCGATTCGATGGAGCCTCTGCTGATGATTGGGCAGCCTGAGCGTCCAGGCCTTGATAATACTCCAACACGGCAGCTTCAAATTCCGGGTCACCATGCGTTGCATTGGCTGGCATTCGCTGATAAATGTACAGCCCCAATACCCAAAAAGCCATGAGACCTGCCAGAAAGAACACTCCCTTTTTCTCGCTCGGATAGAACTCAAAAAAATCGTTGATTCGTTTTTTCAGGCTCATATGATGCAAACACTATTCGGTGAAACGCCTGATTTTTCCGGTTTTAATGCGATGCATGTAATCCTTCAGGTCAGCCCGTACTTCGTTGGCCAGAATCAATAAGCCAATAATGTTGGGAAAGGCCATTCCGAGTATCATCAAGTCCGAAAAGTCGAGTACAGCCCCCAGGCTCGATGACGCGCCCACCACAATGAAAATCAAAAAGATAATCTTATAAAGGTTGGCTTTCATTTTTCCGTGGCCAAAGAGATAGGTCCAGGCCTTCAAACCATAGTAAGACCACGATATCATGGTTGAAAAAGCAAAAAGGATAATGGCAATAAGCAGCACCCAATCGAACCAAGCGAACACGCTGCTGAAAGCAGCCGACGTAAGCTGAGCCCCTTCAAGCCCCGATTGATCAAATGCAAATCCGGTAAAAATCAGCACCAGGGCGGTCATTGTACATACTACCACCGTATCAATAAATGGCTCCATCAGGGCTACCACGCCTTCGCTTACGGGCTCGTCTGTTCTGGATGCCGAGTGCGCAATAGACGCTGACCCCACTCCTGCCTCGTTGGAGAATGCCGCCCGCTGAAAACCCACAATCAGCACACCAATAAACCCGCCACGCATTGCCTCCGGTGAGAATGCGCCTCCAACAATATGCCCAAAGGCTTCACCAATCTGGCCGATATTTGCAAATATGATAAGGATAGCGAACAGCACATATGTTCCCACCATAAGTGGAACAATTTTATCCGTTACACGTGCAATACTGCGGATACCGCCAATAATTACCAGCCCCACCAACACGGCTAAAACGAGACCAAACAAAGCTCTGTTTTCCAGAAAGAACGGCACTTTGGACGCCATCTGAGCCCAGGCCTGATTGGCCTGAAACATGTTTCCACCTCCAAACGACCCGCCAATACAAAGCACCGCAAACAAAGCTGCAAGCACTTTACCCAGTATGCCATGCCCTCTAATGGTCAAGGCTCTGCTCAGGTAATACATCGGACCACCGCTTACCTCCCCTTTATCATTGATAAAGCGGTATTTCACACCGAGTGTGCACTCTGTAAATTTACTCGCCATACCCAGCAGCCCCGCACAAATCATCCAAAAAGTGGCACCCGGCCCTCCGAGCGAGATAGCAATAGCCACCCCGGCAATGTTTCCCAATCCAACAGTGGCAGATAGCGCTGTAGTTAGTGCCTGAAAATGTGAAACCTCTCCTTTATTGGCCGGGTCGTCGTATTTACCGCGCACCAATTGGAGCGCATGTGCCATCCCACGAAAATTGATGAATCGCATTTTGATGGTGAAAAACACGGCTCCAAAAACCAGCCAAACCACAATAAACGGAATAGGCTGTTTTCGCGGATCACCATTGGGATGCAGTACCGCGTTGCCGGCGTCATCATAAATAACCGGATCGTAGATACCCATAAAGGCAAACGGATCGGCAAATAGCATGGATGCCATAAAATCCACAATCGGAATAAAGGTGGAGTTCAGTCTTTCTTCAAATGAGTTACCCTCAATGGTTCCCGTAAGTTCAACCGACTCACCGCGGGCATCGGAAACGATTACTTTAAAAGTTGTGTTTTCAGTTAGCCCGGTACTCACTGAATCGGTGAGCGGCACACTTTGCAGGCTCCACTTGTAGGAATAGGGTCTCTCCCCACCCTTGGCCTCTACCCGGGCCTTGCCGTCGTTAATTTCGCGGCTGATGTTCTCAGTTTCGAGATGTGCGGTGAATTGCCCGAATGAGTGTAACTGTATGTAAACCAGAAAAAGGACAAAGGTGAGATGTTTCATGAAAACAGGTTGATTCCGAGCAAAAATGCGAAAAAAGGTCGATTTAGCAACCA
Encoded proteins:
- the tuf gene encoding elongation factor Tu; this encodes MAKATFDRSKPHVNIGTIGHVDHGKTTLTAAITTVLANKGLSELRSFDSIDNAPEEKERGITINTSHVEYQTANRHYAHVDCPGHADYVKNMVTGAAQMDGAILVVAATDGPMPQTREHILLGRQVGVPRIVVFMNKVDMVDDEELLELVEMEIRDLLSFYDYDGDNTPVIRGSALGALNGEEKWVNTVMELMDAVDTWIEIPPRDIEKDFLMSVEDVFSITGRGTVATGRIETGVINSGEEVEILGMQDKKMKSTVTGVEMFRKILDRGEAGDNVGLLLRGIEKTEIKRGMVIAKPGSITPHTKFKAEIYVLKKEEGGRHTPFHNKYRPQFYFRTTDVTGEITLEEGREMVMPGDNVTITVQLIVPVAMDKGLRFAIREGGRTVGAGQVTEIIE
- the raiA gene encoding ribosome-associated translation inhibitor RaiA; amino-acid sequence: MHLNVHSIQFKADRKLINFVEDRVDKLGLFSDNIISGEVFLRLEKSEDSKNKISEIRLHIPGKELFAKRQCKSFEEGIDEAVEALRRQLMKSKGKRRVRMAS
- a CDS encoding integrase: MSVPAFLNYVTHEKRYSAHTVKAYSSDLDQFGAYLKQSYELDEPGQATHTMIRSWVVELVQEGVKEVSIKRKISCLKAYYKYLKRTGQLTVNPMQKVVAPRAGTRLPVFVEEKNMNRLFEPDMFSDDFTGCRDALIIELFYHTGMRLSELIQLTEKDVRTNERLIRVLGKRNKERLIPISDHLAAIIKRYETLKKEQSFCIPTIYFVVKDNGDKLYPKLVYRIVNHYLGLVTTLRKKSPHVLRHTFATHMLNHGADLGAIRTLLGHSSLAATQVYTHNSIEKLKDVHRKAHPKG
- a CDS encoding 30S ribosomal protein S21; this encodes MLIIPVKEGENIERALKRFKKKFERTGTMRQLRARQHFTKPSVERRKEVLKARYVAQMKRENE
- a CDS encoding adenine phosphoribosyltransferase — protein: MNSLTMRLKEVIRDVPDFPKPGIMFKDITPILQNPDLTAEIVDALAAEARVMRVDAIAGVESRGFFFGPQMARSLNVPFIPIRKKGKLPYHTVSYAYDLEYGQAVVEMHKDAVHPGMRVLVHDDLLATGGTAMAGAELVKVQQGIVTGFSFLVELAFLNGRNALEPYRIPIHSMVTY
- a CDS encoding helix-hairpin-helix domain-containing protein, whose amino-acid sequence is MSLKKRINDFFEFYPSEKKGVFFLAGLMAFWVLGLYIYQRMPANATHGDPEFEAAVLEYYQGLDAQAAQSSAEAPSNRASVQLFLFDPNVLSFDSLKLLGLPERTARAIVNYRASGGTFRNPDDLAKIYVLSEEDFMRLKPYVEISLADRTATTLPDREKVVTEAAKEKGAGEERQSAMYDMPELVELNLADTSDLVAIRGIGPFFARKIIERRDALGGFRDYTQLKEIYRFDDEKLEMVAPYLSLDTSLVHRIDLNKADIDRLKRHPYITFKIANSIVQMRNAHGSFRRVEDIQRSYLINDSIFGRIKPYLIVHE
- a CDS encoding alanine:cation symporter family protein — its product is MKHLTFVLFLVYIQLHSFGQFTAHLETENISREINDGKARVEAKGGERPYSYKWSLQSVPLTDSVSTGLTENTTFKVIVSDARGESVELTGTIEGNSFEERLNSTFIPIVDFMASMLFADPFAFMGIYDPVIYDDAGNAVLHPNGDPRKQPIPFIVVWLVFGAVFFTIKMRFINFRGMAHALQLVRGKYDDPANKGEVSHFQALTTALSATVGLGNIAGVAIAISLGGPGATFWMICAGLLGMASKFTECTLGVKYRFINDKGEVSGGPMYYLSRALTIRGHGILGKVLAALFAVLCIGGSFGGGNMFQANQAWAQMASKVPFFLENRALFGLVLAVLVGLVIIGGIRSIARVTDKIVPLMVGTYVLFAILIIFANIGQIGEAFGHIVGGAFSPEAMRGGFIGVLIVGFQRAAFSNEAGVGSASIAHSASRTDEPVSEGVVALMEPFIDTVVVCTMTALVLIFTGFAFDQSGLEGAQLTSAAFSSVFAWFDWVLLIAIILFAFSTMISWSYYGLKAWTYLFGHGKMKANLYKIIFLIFIVVGASSSLGAVLDFSDLMILGMAFPNIIGLLILANEVRADLKDYMHRIKTGKIRRFTE